The region atcgtcaaattgattaatattattatgattacttctttttgagaattatatgataccataattaatttcaaacattaataaacattaagttaataaatataataacaaaatggacgtgacaaatcacataaatgaacaaattaaaaaaaattccatgattaatgttcgcaatttgtacttgattaattatattaattcaacggtggcgACCTTCAGTTatatcccaaacaaaatgtttgatcgattaataaagagtgaaaactattaatcatccatgtatgaacaactatgaaaattatggaaacaaggtttaaaaaaaattcttccattttaatctattggttaaattaaaaacagatagctctaatattaaattttcattttgtacgcataattacaagaataatgtatattgtcttttttatttaggagtatttatatttgttaattttttaaattatgtttgttggtgaaaaattgtaagcatttttattttatgacaattatatatatcaatttgacgataatacccctagatttaacacctatttaacagaatttttaatagatgactatttgtggtcaaaaataaaagtcagaggaccatttgtggtcgaattgaaagtcgatgactgAAAAGAGTACTAACCCAATAGTTAGAGGACCATTTGgggtattaattcttttttaatctAGAAACGACTAATTAGAAGTGGTAATTATATATAGgtgtgaaaaatattttcctttaattaattaatgagtactattttttagtacaattaaTGAGTACTATTCgcaaaactattattattaggtaagaattaatatttcaatataTGCGTGCTAACTAATTAATGTGAATTATTAATAAAACTTGCTGACTTATTTAAtaactactattaataaaattattattccgTATGATATCTATATATGCTATGCATGCTGGCAGATCTGATAGCATTTGTCTATCATATAACTAAATATTTTATACAATTGCATGACTTGTAATAAATGTTACGGAGTACATTTTGTATTTGCTAAATTTATAATGTGTGTTAGTTTGTGatggatataaaattgtgagatttataatgtaagttaatttattatttattatgtgttagtatgataataaatttttgaattgattaaatgatatgaaatatgttaaaatttgttgtaaataattatatgtAGATAATattggagtattatattatgataatatatgttcatcatttatagatttatagttAACTAGAACTCtgtatatctctttttttttttttttttttttttttaacttagtTGATCCTAGTTTTGTCATACTAATCCTAACTCCACAAGACCTTAGAGCCACTGCAAAGGTAAACTACGAGTCGCGCAATTAGTCCACCGATTAGATCTTAGTCTTGATGTGTGCATAAGGGATCCAATCCAGATATTCTATCATCCTTGTGCCTTTTTTCCATACATGTTTCCCATGGATTCAAACCCCACAATGCCGCCTCTAGTCATGTATAAAATGACTTTCAAAATGATtgttagctaatagcttattacatacaaaatgactttctcaaaaagcttatcgaaaaattggtttgaacaactttttgaattttaatgttttggagCAACAAGCTGTTAAAagagctaattaattaaacactcgTATTTggttttttaaccaaatcaaacagttGATCAAATAAGCCCAAATCGGCTAATAGggtaactattttaccaaacatgtgATAACCATGCTTTGTTTTTCCTTGATGTTTTAATGTGGTGTAAGAGCAACCACACCTGTGGTTTTTTGTAGAGAAAAACTTTGTTGTGGAAGAACAAAGCTGATGGGAAGGGTAGTTTTTGGAGAAAGTTTTCATCGGCAAAATCcttcaagaagaaaaaaaaaaaaaaagagcgcAACAAGAGCGTTTGGGGCAAGtcggcggccactctgactttttggttgtttttctattttttttttaaattttcataatgttatcatttttttcttttttctttttctccccCATTTTTATCTCTTTCCTACATGACTTTCTTAAAAATTGTGCAAAAATCCAACTATTATGCATGCTATAAGCACCAATTGATAAATACCTTTAGATTGTATTGGAATGCTCTTCATCAAGTCAAGAACTAAACACCAGATCGAgagtgggtgggtgggtggNggggggggggggggggggggggggggggggggggggggggggggggggggggaatggtTGTGCTTTGAGTGTTAACCCAACTCCAATTGACTATGAGTGATAGCCTAACTCCAGAAAAGGGAGATAAGATAGAGAAATTGTCATTATATTCTTTAGTACCTTTCTTCAAATACATATGtaggtatatataaatgatTATAAAATATAACATCAACAGGGAAGGGGGAGGCTGAAGGCATGGAGCAAAATGACATATTTACCCATTCAGAAATGGTTGACTTCAATCTCTGGTGACTTTTGGCCGGATAATaggccggaaggaccattttaacaaaaaaaaaaaaaacaatagtcgtggatcgagaatgaaaagtttgaaagtcgtggtaAAAACCTGAAAGTGCCATTatagtcatgggaccaaaagtgcgaaaaacttgtaagttaaaagttaacggaatattccgttactaaaatttatactaacggaatgtggaattatttaagggaagaaaataatataatagagggtatagaagaaaaatcataaaaaattactaaaatcaaaataatatggaaCATTcatttaagttaataattaccaacattttttttctttccgtTAGAGCcataactttattggctcttattaagattgtagatgCAAATTCTTTCTTTACGAGATATCCTTGACTACCTAGTTTTTTGATTGGCTTGttacgataaaaaaaaaaaaaaacatcattggCGGCGTATTGGGAAACCAGTGTACGAAAAGTTTGTGCTCCTAAAATCATTCAATCCAAATAGTCATTTTGGAACCCACAAACTATCAATTTAGCGCAAACATAACCGGATTAGGCAATCAATGGTCCCAAGATTTATGGGAACTATTTAGTCGGTATAGGTGGGGACATTTTCTCTCCTGAAGGTCGAAATTCCGATTGAAATGATACAAGGAACAAATTGACACccttatataaataagaaaataagaaataatgtcAAGTTGTAATTGATGACAACCAAATCTTCAATCTACTAAGATtgtctaaaataaaattacagttTATTTGAGGCTATACtttttgaaaacataacaaTGTTTAGACACAATGCAACaaatcttatttttattaataaaatataaacgtCATAAAATGAATACATATCGTAAAAATATCACCTCAAGATCATTATTTGATATGAAGAAATGATGCTCTAAATGACATTGGTTATagatttttgttatttaaaggAGATTATTGCATAGAGAACTTATTAAAAGTGGCCAATTACTAATCATATATGTGTAGGACTTTACTTCCTTTCCCCTTCATTGCCTCAATCTAAATCCATAAACCAGATGTCGCTCGCCTTAGCTTAGAGTGCAGAGTTTAGACGACAAGACGATTCAGAAACAATATAGGCAAAAGACACAAATGCACGAAATTCTGCGTCCTTGTCTAAATTACACATAACTTCATGTTCCAATCCAATCCACACTTCTATTCCCCCATCATCAGTATCCACGAAAAGAACAAGGTCCAACAGTGTTTGAGGCAAGCCATTCCATATTGGCTTGCCCCACCCAAAATCAACTTCAAAAataggaattttacacaaactACTTATACTTAAAACTTTAGTCTCATCTTTATTGTGATCTATTATCTTTGATCGTCGGGCTAATATGGACCTGAGAAACGCACCCTCTGTATGCATTTCCCTCACGTAGTCCGTTGTAACCTTGTCGATGGCTTCCACCACTCTTCCTACAAGCGACCGGCCAGCAACCTGCTCGCCTGCGCCTGCGCCGCCGCTGCCGTCGACTTCCCACACGGAGTCAGTCCCATGGAGGATGTTGCCTAGGCACTGTGAAGGTAAGGGCGGGTTCAACTTGTTTCTCAAGTTCACATAATGTGTGAGCAAGTGGGTCTTGAGGGTTGGGTTCGCCACTAGAGTTGCTCTTATAACTGCCGCCCATACGAAAGCCGATAACACCGCCACTCGAGATGGACGGCGGCGATGCTCCGATTGGCTGTACTGGTTCCTGATCCGCTCGATATCCTGCTTGCTAAAGATATATCTTTTCGAGGCGTATTTTCCCAACTTGTTTTTCAATCCCGCCATGGCAGTGCTCATTACCTGGAAGATTTTGGAATTCCCAGGCGAGAAAATTGCGGCGACGTCCACTACGAGACCACCGCCGGCTACCCTTTCCCCCCTGTTTATTGCAGCCATAGTGTTGTACAAATTGGCCATCCCAATTCCATCCACTATCCCGTGCCAAGTGCAGAACCCCACCGCAGTTCCGCCGCACCGAAACCTGTTCACCTGAACAGCTGACATTGGCATGGCCGGATTAATAGCGTCTGGGTAGGGGTCAAGTGGAAGCAGCTGCCGTAGATCTTCCAGCTTCGGGTGCCGGAGAAACTCACCCAAATCGTAATTCGTAACATTAGCTCGGACGAAATCCGCACCCTCATCGTTGCACTCAATTATTGATCCATCTTTAAGTCTTCCGGCTAGCGGGTACAAGATAGACAATGTCTTAGAGAGCGATTCCTTGAGCTCATCATAATCGTGGCGACGAGGGCCGGCGCCGGAGGGGTAGAAGAAAACATGGGAGCCATAAAAAGGTCCGGCGAGTACGTCAAGGAGAGAAAGCTTGTGGTATCTCAAGGTTTGGGGAGTTGGTGAAGATGGCCTCACTTTCTCCTTTTCATAAACTTCAACTTTCAGGGCCATTATTGGGGGTATGGATTTCAAGCTTCAACTAAATTTCATGGCCACTTATGGTCACGGATgctctatttaaatttttaaaccGCGGGCGAGCTGCATAACTTCTGAAGTAGTACgtcattaaataattaatattttcttacgggaggtacaaaagaaaaaaatagatattaaaATGCATGTTACACATTGGATTttgttttcaataattttattatttataaattttatatagtgcaaaataaatcaataattaattaaaatattatatttttttgtactAGTAATTGTTTTACAGGTATGCCAGTATCAGCATAAAGAGTTAatgttgactccactgaggtaTGGGAATGAGAGTGCAACcggataccactagaccacaggGTCTTggcaattaaaatattatatatgtcgGAACTAATTGAATTGTGGTATTTGACATGTGCTATAGAACTTTGTTTGAGAAAGTGTTATGGTGGGGTGGttatttctaattatataaatgaatttGGATTTGAGTTTTACTAATACTAAAAGATGGTAGTGTGTATAATGTAGTAAGCAATGGTGGTAACAAGGATAAAGTATCTTTGTTTGAGATATAAGTTTAAGAGtatcatatttttttgttgaatattaGACTCAATACCATCTCCACTGTGACAGATCTCATGACCTTCCCTTTGGAAGAGacccactagaccacaaggtcattagctaaaaaataaagatttaaaagtattaatactagaaaaaaaaaactccaaactTTTGTTTATTCAACAAACAACTCTAATAGTTTATTTATCCGTTAAATTAAGTTATAAACGTCTTTTTAAGGCAGTGTCGAAAAGAGCCAttgaaatgtaattatatagTATCATATTAATTGAGCtacatatttaataaatatatctcttagacaaaaacttgtgtgagatctgTGAAACTAATTGGAGTTAGAAAAGTTGATTTTAGAAGGCTTTGGATGAGTCTTTGTCTCACATTAGAAAGAGATGTGAGTTTACACTAGTGTATATACAATTCCTTTTTAGGAGTTTGAATCGTATAGCATATAGGCTCTTTGATCTCACACAGAGActgcaaatcaaaatttaatttgattaaattacCAATTTTGAGAGTTacgaattgaatttaaaatatactTGCTAGCATGTTTTGGTTGCTGATTTGAGAATTCCATAGCTCTATTTTTTCCTATCTTGAAAATATCATTTCTTCGTTAAAAAATCTATCAAACACTTAGATTAAATTTACAAAATGCTTACCTAATTTAAGGTTGCTGAAAGCATAATATTTGAATGCTCATATATAGTGTTGTAATCTATTTTATCTTGATAGATTGATTCTACAACACTCCTACCGTTATTGGGAGATAGcaaattaattttatgaaaagtGTGCGATACACACACGACTTGAATTTCTATtctttgaaattattttctcagAAATTCGAGTCATATtgctttttcaattttatttgattttattgacTTATTCTTTCTACAAGAAAAAATTTCAAGAATTGTAATCGATGACAaccaaattttttaataaaattgtcTAAAATAGAATTAAATACTTATTCAATAAAAGTAATTTTTAGTACGATGTAAGTTATACTTGAGGctgtatttttaaaaacataacaaCGTCTTCATAACaaatcttatttttatttattaaaatataaaagtatacatatagtaaaaatatcaaatcaaagtcattatttaatatttttccctccctttgaaatttgaattggCACATGGTTTAAGCACCTTATTAAAATTCCATAAGTTCATAATTAATCTTCAAAGTCTAATTCGTGCTTCTATCTTGAGCGACGCGCATATAACTCCAAAATTTACCTTGCTActtgaattaaaatttcaaaaatctcAATACGGTTATCGAAAATGATTTAGCATAcaacaatttaatttattactatcACAAGCAATAAAGTACCAATatgtgttttttgagtttcccTCTGAAATTTTAGCTTTCGTTTTTGAGTTTCCCTCTCGGTCTTAGTGCCGTGTTTTTATTCCCGTGCGGGTTACGGGTTGTGTTATTCCTTTCCTATTTTCCTCgatttttcctattttctttgCGATGGCGTCTACGACCCGATCAATAGAGGAGACTTGTGCTGCGTTGAGTTTGgcagaggaggaggaggcgggGGGTGTTGAGTTTGGGGTGGAGGATGTGGTGGTCGCGCTGGAAACCTACAAGTTTGCGGTGGTGGGCAGGCTGCTTACGGATCGACCGATTAAGTTTCCAATGGTGCGTGATACAATGGCGGGGGTGTGGCGATCAGGGAAGGGGGTTACCATCAAAGAGCTTCAGCACAATTTGTTCCTTTTTCAGTTTTACCATCAGTTTGATCTGACCAGGGTGCTGGAAGACGGGCTTTGGTCTTTCGAGCAAAATCTTCTGCTGGTCAAGAGATTGGACGAAAACCAATCTCCCCTCAACGTTGCTTTGACACATGCGGAGTTTTGGGTGCAGGTTCACAATCTTCCGATGGGGTTTATGTCTGTTCGCGTGGCGGAGGCGGTGGGTAATTA is a window of Ipomoea triloba cultivar NCNSP0323 chromosome 11, ASM357664v1 DNA encoding:
- the LOC115996104 gene encoding uncharacterized protein LOC115996104; amino-acid sequence: MASTTRSIEETCAALSLAEEEEAGGVEFGVEDVVVALETYKFAVVGRLLTDRPIKFPMVRDTMAGVWRSGKGVTIKELQHNLFLFQFYHQFDLTRVLEDGLWSFEQNLLLVKRLDENQSPLNVALTHAEFWVQVHNLPMGFMSVRVAEAVGNYVGRFVAADHNNFGGSWKTFMHVRVEIDVGKPLKRKMKLKKQGGEWFWLDFKYERLPSFCFLCGLLGHTDRFCSRNFEEGGVVGEKPYGVWLRAGGRRTMAMAGQRWLVDNAAAREGGKGPGNVEPSMQVPT
- the LOC115996103 gene encoding stemmadenine O-acetyltransferase-like, with the translated sequence MALKVEVYEKEKVRPSSPTPQTLRYHKLSLLDVLAGPFYGSHVFFYPSGAGPRRHDYDELKESLSKTLSILYPLAGRLKDGSIIECNDEGADFVRANVTNYDLGEFLRHPKLEDLRQLLPLDPYPDAINPAMPMSAVQVNRFRCGGTAVGFCTWHGIVDGIGMANLYNTMAAINRGERVAGGGLVVDVAAIFSPGNSKIFQVMSTAMAGLKNKLGKYASKRYIFSKQDIERIRNQYSQSEHRRRPSRVAVLSAFVWAAVIRATLVANPTLKTHLLTHYVNLRNKLNPPLPSQCLGNILHGTDSVWEVDGSGGAGAGEQVAGRSLVGRVVEAIDKVTTDYVREMHTEGAFLRSILARRSKIIDHNKDETKVLSISSLCKIPIFEVDFGWGKPIWNGLPQTLLDLVLFVDTDDGGIEVWIGLEHEVMCNLDKDAEFRAFVSFAYIVSESSCRLNSAL